The Candidatus Hinthialibacter antarcticus genome includes the window AAAGCAACGGGTGAGGTGATGGATCGTATAATAGTGTCAAATATGCTAGCATCTTAATCGTGCCATCAGATACATAGCGGGCTAAAAATGGGTCTTCAAATGAGCCGTCTTGAAATTTAAGCAAGACGCGGCCTTCTTCCGTCGTTTTGGATTCAACGTTGGTGATTCCAGGTACGCGCATTTTTAATTTTTGGAGAATGTCGTCAAAAATTTCGCGATGATGGTTGTGTAAATACTCAATGACAAGCGAGAGGTTTTCTCCTTCACGCGAGAGGTGTTCAGCGTACCCTGCTTCTTGTTCAGGTCTTGCTTTACTGATATGGAAATCTGAAACGTGCCAGTTTTCAATCAGATTACCTAATGCCACAACGGCGGGGAATTTTTCAAATTGCGCCAGCCCTTTGATAGCTAATAAATCGCTGGATTTCAACGTTTGATTTTCACGCTGTAGGTCTTTGTCTTCTTGTACTTTTTCTAACTCATTGGTAACCGCTGAGCCTTCGCCGTTGGTGAAATCTAAGAAATGCCATGGTTGGCCTGAACTGCCTCGCCGATATTTTAACACTTCGCGTTCAACATACGCGCGGGCGTTTTTTTCGTTAATTTGTAGATAGTAAGTGATTAAAGGCTTGTTTGGTTTATCGCGGAATTTCATTTCGATTTCGATAGGACCATCTGAATTTCGGCTGCGGACTTCTTTGAATCCACGGCTTCCGCCTAATTTCATTAATGCCGTATTCACGTTGCTTGTCATTGCGTCGCGCAGAAACCCAAACACGCTGAAGATGGTGCTTTTTCCGGTGCCGTTTGCGCCGACAAATACGCAAAAACTCGGGAGATTGGAAATTTCAATGTCTTGAAATGCTTTGAAATTTTTCAGACGGATTGATTCAATCTTCATGAATCACCTCGTTGCGTTTCAATTTACGCTCACGCTACACGCCCCAGAGGCGTTGCCACCAGCTCTTGCCTTGCGGCTTGGTTTTAATGATCGGGCGGCGAAAGCGGGGGATGATGCCCGACTTGTCGTCGCGGCCCGGGAACGCCCAATTCAACCACATCTCATCCACGCGGTGAAAGGGCTGCCCGCCGCGAAATTCGCGCTCGACGTTGTCGGAGGCGCGCACTGGATTTTCCACCCAGTTTAACAGCGGCTGCGTGGTGGATTCGAAGGAGAAATATTCATACGCAAAACGCTTGGCTTTAACCGCCCGCGCTTTGGCCTTGGCGGGATTCGCGGCCATTTCGAGAATTTTCGCCGTCGCCAGTTTCTCGTCGCCAGTGGGGATTCCGACGATTAAACCTTCGCGGGACAACAGGTGAGAGATTTCGGTGGTTAGCGTACTCAATATCGGTACGCCGCATTGCATCCAATAGAGAAAGCGGTTGCGGCTGCCTAGCACGGATTCATAAATGGGCAGGTCGATGTTAATGCCAAGGTCGCATTCCAGCGTGAGTTGGGCGACGTCTTCGTTGCTGACCCAGCCCATCAGGTGAAAGCGCGACTCATACGCGCTTTTTGAAATCAAACTGCGAAAGCGGTTATAGCCGTCTTCATGGTGTCCGGCGATGGCGCCGCCAGTGACCACGCATTGAACGCGGCGGTTTTTTTCCATCGCGCCTTCAATGGCGAGAAAGAGAGTGTCTACGTCAGCCCAGGTGTTGAAGCCGCCGCTGCATAAAACCAAAAAGTCGCTGGAGTTGACTTCACCGCCGCGCAGGATGGATTCGCCGCGCACTGGCGAAATTTCGCCGTTCAACGCGCAAGGGATGGTCCAGACCAATTCTTCCGAAAGCGTGTAGCGGTTGAGACGGCCAATCAGACCCAACTGGCCGATGGCGGCGCCGCGCTGCATCTCTGAGACCACCGAAAAGCAATCGCCGCGCAGCAACACCCGCGAAAGCGTCTGATGAAAGTGTTCGATCTGTAAGGCGTCGCGCATGAACGGGCTTTTGGCTTGCACCTCGGCGAACAGGTCGCCGAACATGTCCATCCAGACCGGAACGTCGGTTTTTAAATAGGACGCCAAATTGGTGGCGATGGACGACCCGGCGGTGATGATGGCGTCGGGGCGCTTGCGGGCGATCAAGTCTTCGAGCCGCGTCAGGATCAGGTTGGTATTGCGTACGTTGGGTTCGGGCAGGGCGACGTGTTCGAGGTCGCCCCAACTGCTGGGATCGGTCTGATAATCAATATTGATATTGGTTTCGCGTTGGACGCCGAATTCGCAGGTCGCCAATACGACGTGGTGTCCCGCCCGCAAGAGCGGCAGGGCGAACTGCCAGGCGCGGATGCCGAATCCGTACAGTCGGTCGGAATTATAGAACGGCAGCGGTCCGACGCCGATCAGCAACAGCGTTTTAGCCAAAAGTTTCACAGCCTCGCATGGATTTTTCGTCAAAGAAAACTTGTGAGACGCTTTACAGGTTAGCATAAAGGCGCCACGACTTATAAACAAGGAAGCGATTGCTTGCCTCGATACGGATCCCGGCGATTTTTTCCTCTCTTATCTTGACCGGAAAGCGGGGGCGCGCCATGCTTTGGGGTACGCATTTGACGATTGAATCTGTTTGGAGCCTAAGAAGATGCCCATCAGCGAAAAGTTATTAGAAATATTGGCTTGTCCGCTTTCGAAAGCCCCGATTGTGCTTGACGGCGAATGGATCGTCTCAACTGACGCCGCCACCCGCCGCCGCTATCCTGTTAAAGACGACATCCCGGTGATGTTGGTTGACGAGTCGGAAGAAATGAGTGAACCCGACTGGAAAGCGGTGATGGACAAGCACAACGTCGCCCCCGCCGCTGCGTCGTAAGTTACGCTTCACGCGCTTTCGCAGCCTCTGCTCGCCCGGTTGAAAAAACGGGCTACAATTTACTCATTCATACCAATCCTGAAAATGCGTTTTCCGGTTGCGGAAACGCGAAAAACTATGACCTTCGATCTTCGCGCCGTTCTCTCGGATTCTATCGGCAACGCCCGTTCGCTGCATGACGAGTTTGGCAACACCGTCTTCGCTCGCGTGTTGGAACTGATTGGTTTCAACCATGAATACGTCAGCGGCGAGGGGTGTTATATCGAAACCCTGGACGGGCGAAAAATTTACGATTCGCTGTCCGGCTATGGCGTGTTTGGCATGGGGCGCAACCACCCCGTTATGAAAGACGCTCTCCGCCAGGCGCTCGATTTGAACCTGCCCAATCTGGTGCAGATGGATTGCGTTCTGCTGAGCGGCCTGCTCGCAGAAAAATTAATCTCCATCGCGCCGGGCGACCGCTTGCAGCGGGTGTTTTTCACCAATTCCGGCACAGAAGCGATGGAAGGCGCCATTAAATTCGCCCGCGCCGCCACCAAGCGCACGACGATTCTGTTCCGCAAGGGTGCGTTTCACGGCCTCAGCACCGGCGCGTTGGCGTTGAACGGAGACGATTCATTCCGCAACGGCTTTGGTGATTTATTGCCGGGATGCGAACAAGTTGAGTGGGAAAATTTATCGGAATTAGAACGCAAACTGCGCACAAAAACCGTCGCCGCAGTGGCGATTGAACCGGTGCGCGGTAAAGGCGTGTTTTATCCTGAGAATGAATCTCTCTATCAGAATATTCAGCAATTATGCCGCGAAACGGGCACGCTGTTCATCGCCGATGAAATTCAATGCGGCCTGGGTCGCACCGGCAAATGGTGGGCGTGCGAGCATTGGCGTCTGTCGCCGGATATTTTATTGACCTCAAAGGCGCTCAGCGGCGGCATAGTCCCCGTCGGCGCAATTTTATATTCTGATGAAGTCTATCGCGGCGTGTTCAATACGCTCGACCGCTGCGTGGTGCATTCCAGCACCTTCGGTCAGAACGTATTCGCGATGGTCGCCGGGCTGGCGGCGCTTCACGTCATCGAGACCGAAGGGCTGGTCGAACGCTCTGCGGTTTTGGGTGCGCGGCTGTTGAAGGGCTTGAACGCCTTGAAAGAGAAGCACGAGTTCATCAAAGACGTGCGCGGCAAGGGCCTCATGTGCGCGGTCGAATTCGGATCGCCGCGTTCGATGCGGCTCAAACCCGCCTGGATGCTGCTGCACGCCGCTGAAAATGGCTTGTTCGCGCAAGCCGTGGTGATGCAATTAATCAAAAATCATGATATCCTTAGCCAGGTGGCGGGCCATCATCAAGAAGTCGTTAAATTTTTGCCGCCGCTGATTTCCAGCGAAGAGGAACTTGACCGGTTGGTCGATGCGTTGGATTCTGTATTGAATGAATGCCGCCGCTTTCCCGGCCCGTTGTGGTCGGTCGGCAAACAATTAGCGGGAGCGGCAGCCAAACAACATCTTTTCGCGCGGGCCGCCGGCCGCTCGTAGCAGAGAACGCCGACGCGACATGAGACATGCAATTTTCCATCTAATCCACGCCATCGTGGCCCGGCATCCAATTGCGGTGGCGCTGCTGTCCGTCATTGCGGCTGGCGCGTTGGGTTGGTACGGCGCGGTCAAGATGGAACTCATCACCGACCAGGACAAACTGCTCTCTCCCGAACTCGAATATCACCGTCGATACATGGATTTTATGGAGCGCTTCGGCGATCTGGAATTTCTCTATATTCTCATTGAAGGCCCCGACAAACAAAGCATGACCGATTTCGCCGACTCGTTGGCGCAGCGCCTGCGTGGAAGCGAAGACGTTAAATCAGTCGTGTATACCTTTCCCACTGCATGGATGCGCGAATACGTCTTGCATTACGCTCCGCTTGATGATTTACAGACGCTCGACTCAGAACTCGCCGCCAACCGCGAAGACATTCAAACGCTCTATGACTATCAAAACATTGATCTGGTGTTAGATGAAATCGGGGACGGCATCAGCGCAAACGCGATTGCCTCATCGACCCAAAGCGCCGCGACCGGCGAGTTGGAAACCATCATCGAGGCGTTGAATGGTACGTTCAAAGACCCATTCGCGGCGTTTCAGCAATTAGAAGACGAACTCGACAAAGCCTTGCCCGGCGACGCGCAATATATGTGGTCTGATAAAGGCAACTCGCTGTTGATGTTGGTCATGCCCTCGAAGGATTTTTCAACTCTAAGCGTGATCGAGAAGCCGCTGCGCCGCATCCGCGCCGATATCCAACTGACCGAGTTGGATTTTGACCGCAAAGTGACCGCCGGGTTGACGGGGCGCCCGGCGCTGCAAGCCGATGAAATGGCGACCACCAACCAGGACATGCTCAACGCCAGTTTCTATGCGCTCATCGGCGTCTCGATATTGTTTGTCTTTTTCTTCCGTGAAGTCAGCCGCCCTGCGTTGACGATGTTGACGCTGTTGATGGCGATGGGCTGGACGTTCGGCTTTGTTGCATTGACGTTGGGGCACCTCAATTTGCTTTCGACGGTTTTCGCGCTGGTGCTCATCGGTCTGGGCGTTGATTTCGGCATCCATTTTCTACACCGCTATCAGGAAGAACTGGGCTCGACCGGCGACCCGAAAGAAGCCGCGCTGTTTTCGCTGCAACACGCTGGCTCGGGCATCGTCACCGGCGCGCTCACCTCGTCGATTGCGTTTTTGTTGGCGCTGTTTACCAATTTTCTGGGACTGGCCGAGCTGGGCTACGTCGCGGGCGTCGGCATTCTCTTTTGCCTGGCGGGCATGTTAATCACGCTGCCTGCGTTGCTGATTGCGTTTGATACGCGTATTGGCGCGCTGCATGTTCCGACGCCGGTCCACCTGTTGGGGCTGCGCCACGGCGTACGGCATCCCCGCACCTTGGCGCTCGTCTTGGTCGCGCTTTCGATTTACGCGGCGCCGAGTGCGATTCATGTGCGCTTTGACGACAATCTTCTCGATTTACAAGCAGACAATCTGGAGTCGGTCGAATACGAGCACAAATTGATGGAAGAATCCGACTATTCCACCTGGTATTGCGCGTTTCAGGAACCGGACATGGAGTCGGTGCGCGAAACAATCGCTTTGTTGAAGGCTGATCCGACTGTCGCGGGGATGGAAAGTCTGGCGGACGTGATGCCCAAAACGCCTGGACAAACCCAACCGCTGCTGGATTCCATTCAAAAAAATCTTTCGCAATCCGCCGCGTATGAAGCAGTCGAATATTTCCCCAATGTTTATGTGGCGCGCGGCTTGCGCGATTCGATCTCCGCGTTGTTGCTAAAAATCGAACGCATGAAGCAACAAGCCGAGCAGGCCAGTCAGGCGCCGCAATCCGGCGCGTCCGGCGGCTTGTCGTTGGAAGACATCCCCCAAGAGCAATTGGCGATGATGACGCCTGAGCAGATTGCCCAACTCAAAGCCATGCAAGAGGCCGCGCAATCGGGGCGGACGGTTGAGGCGCCTACGTTTGAAATCAGCGAAAGCGAACAGGCGAGGCTCGATCAACTCAGCCGCTTGGCGGAGGCCCTGTCGGGCAATAAGGAAGCGCTGAGCCAAAAATTAACCCGCGCCAATGCGCTGTTATTTGAGAACGCCCGGTCTAGCCTCAAGCGAGTGGCGCAATGGGCGGCGGCCCCGGCGCCCACGCCGGAGACTCTGCCCGAAGAATTTCAAATGTTGTACGTCGGGCGGGACGGCTCGCTCCTGGTAATGGCGTTCCCCAAAGAAAACATCTGGGTCACTGAACAGATGGAAGCCTTCGTCGGCGCCATGCGCGAGATTGACCCCCTTGTGACCGGGACGCCGATTCAGGTGTATGAATCCAGCATCCTGATGCGCAATGCGTTTGCCCAGATCGGGCTGCTGTCGCTGGCGGCGGTGGCGGTGATGGTGTTTTTAGATTTTCTTTCGATCAAGGCCCTGTTTTTCGTCATGGGGCCGCTTTTGTTGGGCGTATTTTGGATGATGTGCGTCATGGGAGAGTTTGGGCTGCACCTGAATCTCGCCAATTTCTTCGCCATTCCGATTTTGATTGGCATTGGCGTCGATAACGCTGTGCATTTTTACCACCGCTTTGAAGAAACCCGCGACGTCGAGAAGACTATGTACACCACCGGGACGACTTTAACGCTGACGACGTTGACCACATGCGTTGGTTTTGGCAGCCTGATATTCGCCTCGCATAAAGGCCTCGCCAGTTTTGGCGCGTTGATGGCGCTGGGGACGGCGACCTGCTGGTTCTCGTGTGTGATTGTCTTGCCAGCGATGCTTAAATTATTCGGCATGGGCGGCGACCACCACCGCTATTCGATTGATTCGACCGGATAAGGTGATTTCAGACAACCGCTCTAGAAAAAAAACGGCGAATTCATTAGTCTGATTGAAATGAGTGAAATTCTGAATTGGACTATTCAATGAAACAGCCTATCTCTCTCTGTTTGATCGCGGCGTTTGCGCTGATTCTGGCGTCGTGCGGCGCCCATTCGCCGCGCCTTCTTGACGAACAATACGCTACGATGCATATCAGCGTGGTCGAAAACCAGACCTTTGAAGTCGCGCTCGAAGAAAGCTTTACCCGCGACTTGATTAAAGTCTTCAAGCGCGATGGGCGTTTGCGTCTTGCGACGAAGTCCAACGCCGATCTGCAAATGACCGCGACCATCTCGAAAGCGCGCATTTACCCGCTCGCCTTCAGCGACCTCGACCGCGCAGTGGGGTATTCATTGGATGTCGTCCTGCTGGTCACGGTGGAAGATTCAAGCGGCGATCTATTGCTGAATCAGCGCCCGTTTGTTGGCTCTGGAGTACAAATGATTACCCAGGACGAAAGCGCGGGCGGGTTGCAAAACGTGTCCGAGCAAATTGCCTCAGATGTATTGAGTTTTCTGCTGGAAGGCTGGTAACCCGCAGCGCATGTCTGCTTCGGCCCCTCTCGTAACGGTTTTGGCGGGCGGCGATTCGCTGCAACGCCAGGCCGAAATCAAAAAAATCGCCAAACGCGCCTACAACGACGACGACTACGAAATCATGCGCTTTGACGCCGCGCAAAAGCAAACCATCCGCGCGGTCGAAGAGCTGCTTTCCTTCTCGATGTTAGACCCGAACCGGGTCGTCGTGCTTGAAAATGCGGATACCGTAAAAAGGCGGGTCGGCGCCGCCGCCGCTGATGATGACGACGGGCCGGTCGGCAATGACTTGGCGGCCTTGCTCGATTTTATTAAATCGCCGCGCGGCGAAGCGCCGTTGGTGTTGCTCGTTGAATCTGAAAAAGATTTATCGGCGGTCATCAAAAAAGCGCTCCCCCCCAAGACGGTCGTCAAACTGGCCAAGACCAGCACAAACAAAATTCGCGAAGCCGTTCTCAAACGCTGCAAGCAAGCGGGCGTTGAAATCAACCCCGACGCCGTGAAATTCTTTCTCGACCAATGCGGCGATGACGCCGCCGCCGCCCAACGCGAACTTGAAAAATTGTTGTTATGGGCGGAAGACGGGCAAACCATCACCCTCGACGACTGTCGCCGCCTGATCGAGACCGAAGACGAAGAGAGCGTTTGGGAACTCACCGCCGCAGCGGGACAAAAGAAAACCCGCGACGCCTTGATGCGCCTTCATCAATTATTGGAGCAGGGAGACCACCCCATTAAAATTATGGCGGCGCTGTCCAACCACTTTCGAATGCTCTACTCATGCCGCGCCTTAATGGCGGACGGCGTCGACCGCAATCAGTGGGCCAAGCGTTTGGGCAAGCCGCCCTGGATGATTGACCGCGCGGGACGCCAGGCGGGGCAGTTTAGTTTAGACGCCATGCAAAACGCCGTGCGGCTGCTGCAACAGGCTGACGCTGATGGCAAGGGCGGTAAGTCGAATGAATTTCTGGTGGTTGAGCGTTTGGTGATTGACTTGTGTCGCCTTGCATAACCGTCGCGCATGGTGACGTTTGCGGGATTTTGTACTATTCTCACAAGGAACGGGGAATCGGCCCGCTGGATTCGTGAAAATTGCGGTTTAGTGAATTAAGCCGATTGGCGATGTAGACATTTACTATGCTACACGCCCATACTATGCCTATATCGAACCCCCGATTGCATCGTTGCATGGAGAAGAAAGAATGAAACACCGTGTTGTTTTCGCCGCACTGCTGATTGTTTGCATTGGAGGGGCGCTGGTATGGCAAACGCCGACGGCGCATGCACAAGCCAAAGGCTGGTGCGAAGAAATTTATCTCGCGCGTGAAACCGCCATCGGGCGCCGCGTCTCAACGCCCGCCATCACCGCTGACGGCGACAATGTATTTGTCGTGTACCGCCAGGGCGAGATTCGGTTTCTCTCATCGACAGACCGGGGCAAGACCTGGAACGGCCCGATCTCGGTGACGCCGGGCAACGCCGCCAATGGGGCGCCCGCGATTGCAAAAATCGGTAATAAACTGGTTGTGTCATGGCCTGCCGTGGTTGAAGTCGGCTCGGGCATGAGCGCCTTTCAATTGTTCTATTCTCAAAGCGTTGATAATGGAAAAACCTGGAGCGCGGCGGAGCGCATTCACGAATCGCGCGATGACGCGATGATGCCGCGAATGTTGCCAGTCGACGGCCAGTTGTTTTTGCTATGGTTAGAAACCCCGCTCAGTGAAACGTTGGGCAAACTCTCGCTGCAAGAGCGCTTGAATATTACGCCCGAATCAATCGAAACGCTGCGTAACGCCAATGCGCGCGGCGGCCAGTTGCAACAACAAATGCGTCAGGTCCAATCGATCATGTACGTGTCCTCGTTTTCGCCCACGGGCGGAACCTTCTCTCCGGCCAATCG containing:
- a CDS encoding AAA family ATPase, with protein sequence MKIESIRLKNFKAFQDIEISNLPSFCVFVGANGTGKSTIFSVFGFLRDAMTSNVNTALMKLGGSRGFKEVRSRNSDGPIEIEMKFRDKPNKPLITYYLQINEKNARAYVEREVLKYRRGSSGQPWHFLDFTNGEGSAVTNELEKVQEDKDLQRENQTLKSSDLLAIKGLAQFEKFPAVVALGNLIENWHVSDFHISKARPEQEAGYAEHLSREGENLSLVIEYLHNHHREIFDDILQKLKMRVPGITNVESKTTEEGRVLLKFQDGSFEDPFLARYVSDGTIKMLAYLTLLYDPSPHPLLCVEEPENQLYPKLLWELAEEFRLYSLRGGQVLVSTHSPDLLNAAKVNEVFWLIKKDGYTQIKRAEDDKQIVALMDEGSQMGYLWKQGFFEEVDPQ
- a CDS encoding glycosyltransferase, whose product is MKLLAKTLLLIGVGPLPFYNSDRLYGFGIRAWQFALPLLRAGHHVVLATCEFGVQRETNINIDYQTDPSSWGDLEHVALPEPNVRNTNLILTRLEDLIARKRPDAIITAGSSIATNLASYLKTDVPVWMDMFGDLFAEVQAKSPFMRDALQIEHFHQTLSRVLLRGDCFSVVSEMQRGAAIGQLGLIGRLNRYTLSEELVWTIPCALNGEISPVRGESILRGGEVNSSDFLVLCSGGFNTWADVDTLFLAIEGAMEKNRRVQCVVTGGAIAGHHEDGYNRFRSLISKSAYESRFHLMGWVSNEDVAQLTLECDLGINIDLPIYESVLGSRNRFLYWMQCGVPILSTLTTEISHLLSREGLIVGIPTGDEKLATAKILEMAANPAKAKARAVKAKRFAYEYFSFESTTQPLLNWVENPVRASDNVEREFRGGQPFHRVDEMWLNWAFPGRDDKSGIIPRFRRPIIKTKPQGKSWWQRLWGV
- a CDS encoding aspartate aminotransferase family protein, with protein sequence MTFDLRAVLSDSIGNARSLHDEFGNTVFARVLELIGFNHEYVSGEGCYIETLDGRKIYDSLSGYGVFGMGRNHPVMKDALRQALDLNLPNLVQMDCVLLSGLLAEKLISIAPGDRLQRVFFTNSGTEAMEGAIKFARAATKRTTILFRKGAFHGLSTGALALNGDDSFRNGFGDLLPGCEQVEWENLSELERKLRTKTVAAVAIEPVRGKGVFYPENESLYQNIQQLCRETGTLFIADEIQCGLGRTGKWWACEHWRLSPDILLTSKALSGGIVPVGAILYSDEVYRGVFNTLDRCVVHSSTFGQNVFAMVAGLAALHVIETEGLVERSAVLGARLLKGLNALKEKHEFIKDVRGKGLMCAVEFGSPRSMRLKPAWMLLHAAENGLFAQAVVMQLIKNHDILSQVAGHHQEVVKFLPPLISSEEELDRLVDALDSVLNECRRFPGPLWSVGKQLAGAAAKQHLFARAAGRS
- a CDS encoding MMPL family transporter, giving the protein MRHAIFHLIHAIVARHPIAVALLSVIAAGALGWYGAVKMELITDQDKLLSPELEYHRRYMDFMERFGDLEFLYILIEGPDKQSMTDFADSLAQRLRGSEDVKSVVYTFPTAWMREYVLHYAPLDDLQTLDSELAANREDIQTLYDYQNIDLVLDEIGDGISANAIASSTQSAATGELETIIEALNGTFKDPFAAFQQLEDELDKALPGDAQYMWSDKGNSLLMLVMPSKDFSTLSVIEKPLRRIRADIQLTELDFDRKVTAGLTGRPALQADEMATTNQDMLNASFYALIGVSILFVFFFREVSRPALTMLTLLMAMGWTFGFVALTLGHLNLLSTVFALVLIGLGVDFGIHFLHRYQEELGSTGDPKEAALFSLQHAGSGIVTGALTSSIAFLLALFTNFLGLAELGYVAGVGILFCLAGMLITLPALLIAFDTRIGALHVPTPVHLLGLRHGVRHPRTLALVLVALSIYAAPSAIHVRFDDNLLDLQADNLESVEYEHKLMEESDYSTWYCAFQEPDMESVRETIALLKADPTVAGMESLADVMPKTPGQTQPLLDSIQKNLSQSAAYEAVEYFPNVYVARGLRDSISALLLKIERMKQQAEQASQAPQSGASGGLSLEDIPQEQLAMMTPEQIAQLKAMQEAAQSGRTVEAPTFEISESEQARLDQLSRLAEALSGNKEALSQKLTRANALLFENARSSLKRVAQWAAAPAPTPETLPEEFQMLYVGRDGSLLVMAFPKENIWVTEQMEAFVGAMREIDPLVTGTPIQVYESSILMRNAFAQIGLLSLAAVAVMVFLDFLSIKALFFVMGPLLLGVFWMMCVMGEFGLHLNLANFFAIPILIGIGVDNAVHFYHRFEETRDVEKTMYTTGTTLTLTTLTTCVGFGSLIFASHKGLASFGALMALGTATCWFSCVIVLPAMLKLFGMGGDHHRYSIDSTG
- the lptE gene encoding LPS assembly lipoprotein LptE, with amino-acid sequence MKQPISLCLIAAFALILASCGAHSPRLLDEQYATMHISVVENQTFEVALEESFTRDLIKVFKRDGRLRLATKSNADLQMTATISKARIYPLAFSDLDRAVGYSLDVVLLVTVEDSSGDLLLNQRPFVGSGVQMITQDESAGGLQNVSEQIASDVLSFLLEGW
- the holA gene encoding DNA polymerase III subunit delta, translating into MSASAPLVTVLAGGDSLQRQAEIKKIAKRAYNDDDYEIMRFDAAQKQTIRAVEELLSFSMLDPNRVVVLENADTVKRRVGAAAADDDDGPVGNDLAALLDFIKSPRGEAPLVLLVESEKDLSAVIKKALPPKTVVKLAKTSTNKIREAVLKRCKQAGVEINPDAVKFFLDQCGDDAAAAQRELEKLLLWAEDGQTITLDDCRRLIETEDEESVWELTAAAGQKKTRDALMRLHQLLEQGDHPIKIMAALSNHFRMLYSCRALMADGVDRNQWAKRLGKPPWMIDRAGRQAGQFSLDAMQNAVRLLQQADADGKGGKSNEFLVVERLVIDLCRLA